A region of the Gammaproteobacteria bacterium genome:
CACCGGAGGCGACTTCGGCAGGCTGATCAGTCCGGCCCGCTACCGCGACTTCATGTCCTACTGCGACCCGGCATGGACCAGCGACTTCAGCTTCACGAAGGCCCTCGAGTACAGGATGGGGCTTCCACCGGCGCCAACTGCCACCGCGGAACGAGGGGCAGTCGAGAAGACGCTGCTGCTGTGGGGCAGAGTTCAGGACGGGGAGCTGCGCCTGGAACCCGTCTTCGAGTGGGAAACGCCGGTGAAGCTTCCCACGTCACCGGGCCCGTACCGACTGGAAGGGATCGACACGACCGGGGGACGCATGTTCTCGTTGAGCTTCACGCCGGACAGGATCGACCACGGCGGGGCGGGCTTCCTTTTCGCCGTTCCTGTCGAGGAGGGCCGGGCGGACGAACTGGCGCGCGTGACGCTGACCGGCCCCGAGGGCTTCACGACCCTGGACCGCGACGGCGGTGGAGGAGGCGCGATCGTGACCAGCCGCTCCACCGGGCGCATCCTCAGCATCGTGCGCGACTGGTCCCGGGTCCGCCCGGAATCGCTCGGCGGCGCCGCGGAGGTCTCCGTGAGCCGCAGCGTGCTGGTGCGCGAGGTGCGCGAGCGCTAGGCGGACCCTACTCCAGCGCCCGGATCACCGCCTGCGCGTACTCCTGCGTGGATGCGCTGCCGCCGAGGTCGCCGGTCACCGTCTCGCGCCGGCCCAGCACCTGCCGCAGGGCCCCACGGATGCGGGCGGCCGTCTCCGGCTGGCCGATGTGGTCGAGCATGGCGCACGCGGCCAGCATGAGAGCCGTCGGGTTGGCGATGCCCTGTCCCGCAATGTCCGGCGCCGACCCGTGGACCGCCTCGAACATCGCAACGCCCCGGCCGATGTTGCCGGCGGGGGCCATGCCCAGCCCGCCCACCAGCCCGGCCATCAGGTCGCTCACGATGTCGCCGAACATGTTTTCCATCACGAGCACGTCGAAAGCGTGCGGGTTGAGCACCAGTTGCATCGCGGTGGCGTCGATGATGCGATCCTCGAACTCGATGTCCGGATACTCGCCGGCCAGCTCCCTGCCCACGTCCAGGAAAAGTCCCTGGGTGTACTTGAGGATGTTGGCCTTGTGCGCCAGCGTCACCTTGCGGCGGCCATGCCGGCGGGCGTACTCGAAGGCGTAGCGGCAGATGCGCTCCGCGCCGAAGCGGGTCACGATCATGACCGACTCGGCCGCGGCCCGGGGATCGCCCTCCATGCCGATGTAGTGCTCCACCCCGACGTAAAGCCCCTCCGTGTTCTCGCGGATCAGGACCAGATCGATGTCCTCGTAGCGCCCGCCGGGAACGAAGGTGCGCACCGGCCGCACGTTGGCGTAGAGGTCGAATTCCTTGCGGATGGCGACGTTGATGGACCGGAACCCGCCGCCCACCGGCGTCGTGAGCGGCCCCTTGAGCGCCACCCCGTTCGCCCGGATGGAGTCGAGCGTGGCCGGGGGCAGCGGATCGTTCACCCGCTCGAGCGCCGCCATCCCCCCCAGCCGTTCGTCGTAGTCGAGTCCCGCGCCGGCCGCGTCCAGCACCGACAGGGTGGCGGACATGACCTCCGGGCCGATGCCGTCTCCGTGGACGACGGTCAAGGTCCGGCTCATGGGATGGGCGCTACCCCTCCTCCGTCACCGGCACCCCGTAACGGCGCAGCGTGCCCTTCACGGTCGGGCGGCCCAGGCTGACCCGGTCGCCATCCAGCAGGAACGAGAAGACGTATCCCGTACCCAGCAGCAGGATGCCGATCAGGAAGCAGTACATGACCGCCCGGTCGGGATACGTGTCCTTCAGATAGCCCACGTACATCGGGCCGATGATCCCGGCGGCGGCCCACGCGGTGAGGATCGTGCCGTAGATCTTGGACATGTTCTTCGAGCCGAAGACGTCCACGACGAACGACGGCATGGTGGCGAATCCTCCGCCGAAGCAGAGGAGCACGTAACAGACGAGGGCGGAGAAGATCCAGGGGTTGGACTCGGTCATGAGGATGCCGAAAACCACCATCTGGCTGGCGAGGAGAAGGCGGAACACGCTGACCTGTCCCAGGCGGTCGCAGAGAGAGCCCCACAGGAGTCGTCCGACGCCGTTGCAGACCGAACTCACAGCGATGAGCGTGGCGCCGTATTCGGCCAGCATCGCGGGACCGAGGGACGGGTCGGCCAGCCCCCAGACCTCCTGCAGGAGCTCGGACTGGAAGCTGATCACGGAGATGCCGGCCGCGATGTTGGAGAAGAACACGATCCACATGATCGTGAACTGGGAAGTGCGCAGGTAGGGCGCGGCCGGCTCCACCCTCTCGGGCGGCGGCGACCTCGAGCCGTCCCCGGACGCGGGCGCCGGGGCCTCCGGCGGATCGCTCAGAAACAGGCTGGACGGGACCAGGATGCAGGCAAACACGATCCCCAGCCACAGGAATACCTGCGCGAGATCGCCTTCCGTTCCGACCACGAGAAGAGGCGCCAGACCCTTGCTCAGCAGGAGTGCCCCGACGCCGAAGCCCATCACCACGATGCCCGTCACCAGTCCCTTGCGATCCGGGTACCACTTCGCGGCGGTCGCAACCGGCGTCACGTAACCCATCCCGATGCCCGCACCCCCGATCACCCCGTATCCCAGATAGAAGAGCCACAGGGAATCCAGCGACAGCGCGAGGCTGGCGACCAGATAGCCGCTCGAGAACAGGACGCTGCCGGCCAGGGCGAGAGCCCTGGGCCCTACCTTCGGGAGCGCCTGCCCCGCAATCGCCGCCGACACCCCCAGACAGAAGATCGTGATGCTGAACGCGGCGGCGGTCTCGCTAAAGGTCCAGCCGGAGTCGCGCACCAGCATGGTCTGGAAAAAGCTCCACGCGTATACCGTGCCCA
Encoded here:
- a CDS encoding isocitrate/isopropylmalate family dehydrogenase; translation: MSRTLTVVHGDGIGPEVMSATLSVLDAAGAGLDYDERLGGMAALERVNDPLPPATLDSIRANGVALKGPLTTPVGGGFRSINVAIRKEFDLYANVRPVRTFVPGGRYEDIDLVLIRENTEGLYVGVEHYIGMEGDPRAAAESVMIVTRFGAERICRYAFEYARRHGRRKVTLAHKANILKYTQGLFLDVGRELAGEYPDIEFEDRIIDATAMQLVLNPHAFDVLVMENMFGDIVSDLMAGLVGGLGMAPAGNIGRGVAMFEAVHGSAPDIAGQGIANPTALMLAACAMLDHIGQPETAARIRGALRQVLGRRETVTGDLGGSASTQEYAQAVIRALE
- a CDS encoding OFA family MFS transporter gives rise to the protein MRVPRSVVVLFCTVLQLCLGTVYAWSFFQTMLVRDSGWTFSETAAAFSITIFCLGVSAAIAGQALPKVGPRALALAGSVLFSSGYLVASLALSLDSLWLFYLGYGVIGGAGIGMGYVTPVATAAKWYPDRKGLVTGIVVMGFGVGALLLSKGLAPLLVVGTEGDLAQVFLWLGIVFACILVPSSLFLSDPPEAPAPASGDGSRSPPPERVEPAAPYLRTSQFTIMWIVFFSNIAAGISVISFQSELLQEVWGLADPSLGPAMLAEYGATLIAVSSVCNGVGRLLWGSLCDRLGQVSVFRLLLASQMVVFGILMTESNPWIFSALVCYVLLCFGGGFATMPSFVVDVFGSKNMSKIYGTILTAWAAAGIIGPMYVGYLKDTYPDRAVMYCFLIGILLLGTGYVFSFLLDGDRVSLGRPTVKGTLRRYGVPVTEEG